One stretch of Scophthalmus maximus strain ysfricsl-2021 chromosome 12, ASM2237912v1, whole genome shotgun sequence DNA includes these proteins:
- the LOC118320159 gene encoding phosphatidylcholine:ceramide cholinephosphotransferase 2 → MAASELIQDSGDVRPHVEADVTTTSPPPHPPTPPRPPRVANGLPAHHASSPPPPAAGKDEQERRTLSSRFQQNQLVHSLSSRLRRQCDYVKITVPEERANRLPTEWWKTAVAFLYALFILVFTTVIITVVHERVPDKSVSPPLPDKFFDYVDRVPWAFTITEVNGLILVGLWLIQWIFLKHKAIVGRRCFFLIGTLYMYRCITMYITTLPVPGKHMVCAPKLYNDSTGKIWRILRLISGGGLSITGSHLMCGDFLYSGHTVMLTLAYLFIKEYSPRWMWWYHGFCWLLCASGVICILIGHEHYSIDVVIGYFVTTRVFWWYHTMANMHAQGQTPDDFLSRTWWNPIFNFLEKNVQTPVPLVFCLPVALPSSCRQRYRMVEAGRDE, encoded by the exons ATGGCGGCGTCGGAACTGATCCAGGACAGTGGCGACGTTCGCCCTCACGTCGAGGCCGACGTGACCACGAcgagtcctcctcctcatcccccgaCGCCTCCTCGTCCCCCGAGGGTCGCCAACGGCCTCCCGGCACATCACGCCTCctccccgccgccgcccgccgccggcAAAGACGAGCAAGAGCGCCGCACACTGAGCAGCCGCTTCCAGCAGAACCAGCTGGTCCACTCCCTGAGCAGCCGACTGAGGCGACAGTGCGACTACGTCAAGATCACCGTGCCCGAGGAGCGCGCCAACCGCCTGCCGACCGAGTGGTGGAAGACGGCCGTGGCGTTCCTCTACGccctcttcatcctcgtcttcaCCACCGTCATCATCACTGTCGTCCACGAGAGGGTGCCAGACAAGTCGGTGAGCCCGCCGCTGCCCGACAAGTTCTTTGACTACGTGGACCGCGTGCCCTGGGCCTTCACCATCACCGAGGTCAACGGGCTGATCCTGGTCGGACTCTGGCTCATCCAGTGGATCTTCCTCAAGCACAA AGCGATCGTGGGGCGTCGCTGTTTCTTCCTCATTGGGACTCTCTACATGTATCGCTGCATCACCATGTACATCACCACCCTGCCCGTACCTGGAAAACACATGGTGTGCGCTCcgaag ctgtACAACGACTCCACGGGGAAGATCTGGAGGATTTTGAGACTGATCTCAGGAGGAG GTTTGTCGATAACGGGCTCTCACCTGATGTGTGGAGACTTTCTGTACAGCGGCCACACCGTCATGTTGACTCTGGCCTACCTCTTCATCAAAGAgt ACTCCCCCCGGTGGATGTGGTGGTATCACGGCTTCTGCTGGCTGCTGTGCGCCTCGGGGGTCATCTGCATCCTGATTGGCCACGAGCACTACAGCATCGACGTGGTGATCGGATACTTCGTCACCACCAGGGTCTTCTGGTGGTACCACACCATGGCCAATATGCAT GCGCAGGGTCAGACTCCAGACGACTTCCTGTCGAGGACGTGGTGGAACCCCATCTTCAACTTTCTGGAGAAGAACGTCCAGACGCCGGTTCCCCTCGTGTTCTGTTTGCCCGTGGCCCTGCCGTCGTCCTGCAGACAGAGATACAGGATGGTGGAGGCGGGGAGGGACGAGTga
- the LOC118320381 gene encoding GTPase IMAP family member GIMD1, which yields MDLPPERSHHGNSLVSILSRWNRQRDDNERNVLALNVLLLGDRQSGRSSVGNALIGGHEFQTDACVSGVSVTTECQVLRRNFPGYFRRQGAETDLTLRVIDTPAPPPRPLSVHELCPEGVHVLVLVVRADRSHDNSHLEKYVESLFGPEWRRHAILILTHSDYLEKAGLRPSVYLTQTTDWLEALSSEAAGGVLFLDNSRDWPLIRGRPLRDGVLRLSARNHHRAVKVRTEVSL from the exons ATGGATCTCCCCCCGGAACgcagtcaccatggcaacagcctcGTCAGCATCCTCAGCAGGTGGAACCGTCAACGCGACGACAACGAGCGGAACGTGCTGGCGTTGAATGTGCTGTTGCTTGGCGACAGGCAGAGTGGGAGGAGCTCTGTGGGGaatgctctgattg GTGGACACGAGTTCCAGACAGACGCCTGCGTCTCTGGCGTTTCCGTGACGACAGAGTGCCAGGTCCTCAGACGAAATTTCCCTGGATACTTCCGGCGACAGGGGGCGGAGACTGACCTCACGCTGAGGGTGATTGACACACCGGCGCCGCCGCCCCGCCCACTGAGTGTGCACGAGCTCTGCCCCGAGGGCGTGCACGTGCTCGTGCTCGTTGTGAGAGCTGACCGGTCGCACGACAACTCACATCTGGAGAAATACGTGGAG AGTCTCTTCGGTCCAGAGTGGCGTCGTCAcgccatcctcatcctcacacaCTCTGACTACCTGGAGAAGGCGGGGCTTCGCCCCTCCGTCTACCTGACGCAGACCACCGATTGGCTGGAGGCTCTGTCCAGCGAGGCGGCGGGCGGAGTCTTGTTCTTGGACAACAGCCGCGATTGGCCGTTGATCAGAGGACGACCGCTGAGAGATGGAGTGCTCCGCCTCTCGGCCAGGAACCACCACAGAGCTGTGAAAGTCAGGacagaggtctcactctga
- the LOC118320336 gene encoding aminoacyl tRNA synthase complex-interacting multifunctional protein 1-like isoform X1 produces MDNDGDLFHPSLAAALLKLDPEDGEQILEYFRTHALLSREKALLQASVRDQRKLLVENGKLKKDIEQLRVQLHEKQRRRTAKALLSPAPPPPTLSPASATPASQPAPPTGAAVTTSPPPPSSASCERRERQGRRRRGERKARPTSDALSLGAEPRLDVSRLDLRVGRVLSVRRHPLAETLSVQEVDVGENAPRTVVSRLGEKRDLEELRDGLAVLLCNVKACKLRGVVSQARILCCSASSSSSDDDDCIELLAPPTGSAPGDRVTFLNYPGDADRELQSKQRVWELLQPDLQVDCRGVANYKGCGFEVKGKGLCRAPSLANCIIR; encoded by the exons ATGGACAACGACGGCGACCTGTTTCATCCCAG CCTGGCGGCCGCGCTCCTGAAGCTCGATCCAGAGGACGGAGAGCAGATCCTGGAGTACTTCAGAACTCACGCGCTGCTGTCCCGAGAGAAAGCAC tgctgCAGGCGTCGGTCCGAGAtcagaggaagctgctggtggaaaACGGCAAACTGAAGAAAGACATTGAACAGCTGAGAGTTCAGCTGCACGAGAAACAAAGGAGACGCACCG CCAAGGCCTTGCTCTCGccggccccgcctcctccaactcttagtcCCGCCTCCGCAACGCCTGCCAGTCAACCTGCCCCGCCCACTGGAGCTGCTGTTACCACaagtcctccccctccctcctccgcctcatgtgagcggagagagaggcaaggcaggaggaggcgaggtgagaggaaag cTCGTCCCACCTCTGACGCTCTCTCTCTGGGGGCGGAGCCTCGGCTTGACGTGTCCCGACTCGACCTGAGGGTGGGACGGGTCCTGAGCGTCCGGCGCCACCCGCTGGCCGAGACCCTGTCCGTCCAGGAAGTGGACGTGGGAGAAAACGCCCCCCGGACGGTCGTCAGCAGgctgggagagaagagggaccTGGAGGAG ctcaggGACGGACTCGCTGTGCTGCTGTGCAACGTAAAGGCCTGTAAACTGAGGGGCGTGGTCTCCCAGGCCCGCATCCTCTGttgctccgcctcctcctcctcctccgacgacgacgactgCATAGAACTACTGGCTCCGCCCACAGGCTCTGCACCCGGTGACAGAGTCACCTTCCTCAACTACCCTG gtgaCGCCGACAGAGAGCTGCAGTCCAAGCAGAGGGTCTGGGAGCTTCTTCAGCCCGACCTGCAGGTGGACTGCAGGGGCGTGGCCAACTACAAAGGCTGTGGGTTCGAGGTGAAGGGCAAGGGGCTGTGCAGGGCCCCCTCCCTCGCCAACTGCATCATCAGATAG
- the LOC118320336 gene encoding aminoacyl tRNA synthase complex-interacting multifunctional protein 1-like isoform X2, translating to MDNDGDLFHPSLAAALLKLDPEDGEQILEYFRTHALLSREKALLQASVRDQRKLLVENGKLKKDIEQLRVQLHEKQRRRTAKALLSPAPPPPTLSPASATPASQPAPPTGAAVTTSPPPPSSASCERRERQGRRRRARPTSDALSLGAEPRLDVSRLDLRVGRVLSVRRHPLAETLSVQEVDVGENAPRTVVSRLGEKRDLEELRDGLAVLLCNVKACKLRGVVSQARILCCSASSSSSDDDDCIELLAPPTGSAPGDRVTFLNYPGDADRELQSKQRVWELLQPDLQVDCRGVANYKGCGFEVKGKGLCRAPSLANCIIR from the exons ATGGACAACGACGGCGACCTGTTTCATCCCAG CCTGGCGGCCGCGCTCCTGAAGCTCGATCCAGAGGACGGAGAGCAGATCCTGGAGTACTTCAGAACTCACGCGCTGCTGTCCCGAGAGAAAGCAC tgctgCAGGCGTCGGTCCGAGAtcagaggaagctgctggtggaaaACGGCAAACTGAAGAAAGACATTGAACAGCTGAGAGTTCAGCTGCACGAGAAACAAAGGAGACGCACCG CCAAGGCCTTGCTCTCGccggccccgcctcctccaactcttagtcCCGCCTCCGCAACGCCTGCCAGTCAACCTGCCCCGCCCACTGGAGCTGCTGTTACCACaagtcctccccctccctcctccgcctcatgtgagcggagagagaggcaaggcaggaggaggcgag cTCGTCCCACCTCTGACGCTCTCTCTCTGGGGGCGGAGCCTCGGCTTGACGTGTCCCGACTCGACCTGAGGGTGGGACGGGTCCTGAGCGTCCGGCGCCACCCGCTGGCCGAGACCCTGTCCGTCCAGGAAGTGGACGTGGGAGAAAACGCCCCCCGGACGGTCGTCAGCAGgctgggagagaagagggaccTGGAGGAG ctcaggGACGGACTCGCTGTGCTGCTGTGCAACGTAAAGGCCTGTAAACTGAGGGGCGTGGTCTCCCAGGCCCGCATCCTCTGttgctccgcctcctcctcctcctccgacgacgacgactgCATAGAACTACTGGCTCCGCCCACAGGCTCTGCACCCGGTGACAGAGTCACCTTCCTCAACTACCCTG gtgaCGCCGACAGAGAGCTGCAGTCCAAGCAGAGGGTCTGGGAGCTTCTTCAGCCCGACCTGCAGGTGGACTGCAGGGGCGTGGCCAACTACAAAGGCTGTGGGTTCGAGGTGAAGGGCAAGGGGCTGTGCAGGGCCCCCTCCCTCGCCAACTGCATCATCAGATAG
- the LOC118320362 gene encoding dickkopf-related protein 2-like — translation MTRRPLLMTLLLGVVLVLSACARGGEARVRLNSIRTVVLREGHALPVNRSLWEPSVDLTLYQCMSDLECSEGSYCHATSKGPTHSRCQTCRRRKRRCHRDSMCCPGNRCSNDICVPDDDSFVSQRIPDADGHLNPLLKRKGWKKRERLEVKGTSGKGQVGDPCLRSSDCSDSLCCARHFWTRICKPVLREGQVCTRHRRKGNHGLELFQRCPCADGLSCRTLREPGGAKPSSPASLSSSSSLLAAAAKSKFAPPSPSSRHLSPRTSFLSSTSSSSSSLSPVGKTRLHVCHKN, via the exons ATGACGCGTCGCCCGCTGCTGATGACGCTGCTGCTCGGCGTCGTGCTCGTGCTGTCGGCGTGTGCCCGCGGCGGGGAGGCGCGCGTCCGCCTCAACTCCATCCGGACGGTGGTCCTGAGGGAGGGGCACGCGCTGCCGGTCAACCGGAGCCTATGGGAGCCGAGTGTGGACCTGACG CTCTACCAGTGCATGAGCGACCTGGAGTGCAGCGAGGGCAGCTATTGCCACGCCACCTCCAAAGGCCCCACCCACTCCCGCTGCCAGACCTGTCGCCGGAGGAAGAGGCGTTGCCATAGGGACAGCATGTGTTGCCCGGGCAACCGCTGCAGCAACG ATATCTGTGTTCCCGACGACGACAGCTTTGTGTCTCAGAGGATCCCAGACGCAGACGGACATTTGAATCCGCTGCTGAAAAGGAAAGGATGGAAGAAGCGAGAGAGGCTGGAAGTCAAAGGGACCAGTGGAAAAG gtCAGGTCGGGGATCCTTGTCTGCGCTCGTCCGACTGCTCCGACAGTTTGTGCTGCGCCCGTCACTTCTGGACGCGCATCTGCAAGCCGGTGTTGAGGGAGGGGCAGGTGTGCACACGCCACCGCCGGAAAGGGAACCACGGCCTGGAGCTGTTCCAGCGCTGCCCGTGTGCCGACGGGCTGAGCTGCCGGACGCTGCGGGAGCCCGGCGGCGCCAAGCCCTCGTCGCCGGCATCGCTGTCTTCCTCGTCGTCGCTCCTCGCGGCGGCGGCCAAGTCCAAGTTCGCGCCGCCCTCTCCCTCGTCCCGCCACCTGTCCCCTCGCACGTCTTTTCTGTCCTcgacctcgtcctcctcctcgtcgctgtCGCCGGTGGGAAAGACGAGACTTCACGTGTGTCACAAAAACTGA